Proteins from a genomic interval of Nocardioidaceae bacterium:
- a CDS encoding ABC transporter ATP-binding protein: MAAGDPVVRLRGIGKRFPGVIANADVDVTIRKGTVHALVGENGAGKSTLMKILYGVQAPDDGTIEIEGRELRLSSPSDAIAAGVGMVFQHFQLADNLTVLENVVLGAEKQHGIGERARAEIRRISEAYGLGVDPDVLVEELGVGDRQRVEILKVLFRGARILILDEPTAVLVPQEVDELFGNLRELKAEGMTVLFISHKLDEVLSVADDITVMRRGTTVATADPASTTARELAELMVGSELPSPAEESSTVREAVQLRVSGLTLQGTGSRRLLDDVSFEIRQGEILGIAGVEGNGQAELVESVLGMRSATGTVELAGRDLAGSGTRDRRAAGIGFIPEDRHRQALLLDAPLWENRILGHQGRSPGSTGPLIDRADARADTERIIEAYDVRTPGPDTPARSLSGGNQQKLIVGREMGGDPSLLVAAHPTRGVDVGAQAGIWDAIRAARREGLAVLLVSADLDELIGLSDRIQVILRGRLVAEFDPDEVTPQQLGSAMTGADATPEGPAPTTSQETAR; this comes from the coding sequence ATCGCAGCAGGGGACCCGGTCGTCCGCCTCCGCGGCATCGGCAAGCGGTTCCCCGGCGTCATCGCCAACGCCGACGTGGACGTCACCATCCGCAAGGGCACGGTGCACGCGCTGGTCGGCGAGAACGGCGCCGGCAAGTCCACCCTGATGAAGATCCTGTACGGCGTGCAGGCTCCCGATGACGGCACCATCGAGATCGAGGGCCGCGAGCTGCGGCTGTCCTCGCCCTCGGACGCGATCGCCGCCGGCGTCGGCATGGTCTTCCAGCACTTCCAGCTCGCCGACAACCTGACCGTGCTGGAGAACGTCGTGCTCGGCGCCGAGAAGCAGCACGGCATCGGGGAGCGCGCACGGGCCGAGATCCGACGGATCTCCGAGGCGTACGGGCTCGGCGTCGACCCCGACGTGCTGGTCGAGGAGCTCGGGGTCGGCGACCGGCAGCGCGTGGAGATCCTCAAGGTCCTCTTCCGCGGCGCGCGCATCCTGATCCTCGACGAGCCCACGGCAGTCCTGGTGCCGCAGGAGGTGGACGAGCTCTTCGGCAACCTGCGCGAGCTGAAGGCCGAGGGCATGACGGTGCTGTTCATCTCGCACAAGCTCGACGAGGTGCTGAGCGTCGCCGACGACATCACCGTGATGCGGCGCGGCACGACCGTCGCGACCGCCGACCCGGCGAGCACGACGGCGCGCGAGCTCGCCGAGCTGATGGTGGGCTCCGAGCTGCCCTCGCCCGCGGAGGAGAGCTCGACGGTCAGGGAGGCCGTGCAGCTGCGGGTCTCCGGACTCACGCTGCAGGGCACCGGCAGCCGTCGGCTGCTCGACGACGTGTCGTTCGAGATCCGGCAGGGCGAGATCCTGGGCATCGCAGGCGTCGAGGGCAACGGTCAGGCCGAGCTCGTCGAGTCCGTGCTGGGCATGCGATCGGCCACCGGCACCGTCGAGCTGGCCGGGCGCGACCTGGCCGGCTCCGGCACCCGTGACCGACGCGCCGCGGGCATCGGGTTCATCCCGGAGGACCGTCACCGCCAGGCCCTGCTGCTCGACGCCCCGCTCTGGGAGAACCGCATCCTCGGTCACCAGGGGCGCTCGCCCGGCTCCACCGGGCCTCTGATCGACCGGGCCGACGCCCGGGCCGACACCGAGCGCATCATCGAGGCGTACGACGTGCGTACGCCCGGCCCGGACACCCCGGCCCGCTCGCTCTCGGGCGGCAACCAGCAGAAGCTGATCGTGGGGCGGGAGATGGGCGGCGACCCCTCGCTGCTCGTGGCCGCCCACCCGACCCGCGGCGTCGACGTCGGCGCCCAGGCGGGCATCTGGGACGCCATCCGGGCCGCGCGGCGCGAGGGCCTCGCCGTGCTGCTGGTCTCGGCGGACCTCGACGAGCTGATCGGTCTGTCCGACCGCATCCAGGTCATCCTCCGCGGGCGCCTCGTCGCCGAGTTCGACCCCGACGAGGTGACGCCCCAGCAGCTGGGCTCGGCCATGACGGGAGCCGACGCCACGCCCGAGGGGCCGGCCCCGACGACATCCCAGGAGACCGCGCGATGA
- a CDS encoding methylmalonyl-CoA mutase gives MSSAPQDEGPLRLAVEDAGDRSAWEAAAAGVLRKSRRMTEDDPDADVWAVLTRTTLDGIEVTPLGLPTDTEELSTEVPGEAPFTRGAPESLVVSAAVEAGEVRGWDLRTPVFATDAAAAHEDALADLENGATSLWIPLVEGGLDAGHLDVLLADVLLDLAPVVLEAPRDPLGAAHALCSVLDERGTDPHPDTNLGGDPLGQLLRRVALGEDAPADEGAADLVDELAALARARSIRAVVVDATAAHDLGASDAQEIGWSLAAGAAYLRLLTEHAEVTVTQAADLIDFRYAATDDQFATIAKLRAARRAWARVCEASGVEDGSAGQRQHAVTSRPMMTRYDPYVNMLRTTVAAFAAGAGGAQAVTALPFDAPLGVPGELGRRVARNISHLLIHESHVGAVADPAGGAYAVERLTGDLTQAAWAELGRIESAGGAAAAVAEGSFVGRVREVAAERERQVAHRTRPLTGVSEFPNLAEELPDRPAWPDGALAVRSYAAAYEEMRDAPAPQPAFLATMGTLAQHTARVTFAANLLAAGGVDTVSGGPSEGVDDVVAAWREQGESPVAVLCGPDPIYAEWGAPLVAALKEAGCAYVCVAGKPRELEVDDHCAVGIDAVAFLGRVREQLGETSEEQS, from the coding sequence ATGAGCTCAGCACCGCAGGACGAGGGCCCGCTGCGGCTCGCCGTGGAGGACGCGGGCGACCGCAGCGCCTGGGAGGCCGCGGCCGCGGGCGTGCTGCGCAAGTCCCGCCGCATGACCGAGGACGACCCCGACGCCGACGTCTGGGCGGTGCTGACGCGCACGACGCTGGACGGCATCGAGGTCACCCCGCTCGGCCTGCCGACCGACACCGAGGAGCTGAGCACCGAGGTGCCCGGCGAGGCTCCGTTCACCCGCGGCGCGCCCGAGTCGCTGGTCGTCTCGGCCGCGGTCGAGGCGGGGGAGGTGCGCGGCTGGGATCTCCGTACGCCGGTCTTCGCGACTGACGCCGCCGCCGCCCACGAGGACGCGCTCGCCGACCTGGAGAACGGTGCGACGTCGCTGTGGATCCCGCTCGTCGAGGGCGGCCTCGACGCCGGCCACCTGGACGTCCTGCTCGCCGACGTGCTGCTCGATCTGGCGCCCGTGGTGCTCGAGGCCCCCAGGGACCCGCTCGGTGCGGCGCACGCGCTGTGCTCGGTGCTCGACGAGCGCGGCACAGACCCGCACCCCGACACCAACCTGGGCGGGGACCCGCTGGGTCAGCTGCTGCGCCGGGTGGCGCTCGGCGAGGACGCTCCGGCCGACGAGGGCGCCGCCGACCTCGTCGACGAGCTGGCGGCACTCGCCCGGGCTCGCAGCATCCGCGCGGTCGTCGTGGACGCGACCGCTGCGCACGACCTCGGCGCCTCCGACGCGCAGGAGATCGGCTGGAGCCTGGCGGCGGGTGCTGCCTACCTGCGGCTGTTGACCGAGCACGCGGAGGTGACGGTCACGCAGGCCGCGGACCTGATCGACTTCCGCTACGCCGCCACCGACGACCAGTTCGCCACGATCGCGAAGCTCAGGGCGGCCCGGCGGGCGTGGGCGCGGGTCTGCGAGGCCTCCGGGGTCGAGGACGGTTCCGCAGGGCAGCGGCAGCACGCGGTGACCTCGCGGCCGATGATGACGCGGTACGACCCGTACGTGAACATGCTCCGCACCACCGTCGCGGCCTTCGCCGCCGGAGCCGGCGGCGCCCAGGCCGTCACGGCCCTGCCGTTCGACGCCCCGCTGGGCGTGCCGGGTGAGCTGGGTCGCCGCGTCGCCCGCAACATCTCGCACCTGTTGATCCACGAGTCCCACGTCGGCGCGGTCGCGGACCCCGCCGGTGGGGCGTACGCCGTGGAGCGGCTGACCGGAGACCTCACGCAGGCCGCCTGGGCCGAGCTGGGGCGCATCGAGTCGGCGGGCGGCGCTGCCGCCGCGGTCGCGGAGGGGTCGTTCGTCGGCCGGGTCCGCGAGGTCGCGGCGGAGCGTGAGAGGCAGGTCGCGCACCGTACGCGTCCGCTGACCGGGGTGAGCGAGTTCCCGAACCTCGCCGAGGAGCTGCCGGACCGACCGGCGTGGCCGGACGGCGCCCTGGCGGTGCGCTCCTACGCCGCGGCGTACGAGGAGATGCGCGACGCCCCGGCACCGCAGCCGGCGTTCCTGGCCACGATGGGCACGCTGGCCCAGCACACGGCGCGGGTCACCTTCGCCGCCAACCTGCTGGCCGCCGGCGGGGTCGACACCGTCTCGGGCGGCCCGAGCGAGGGTGTCGACGACGTGGTCGCGGCATGGCGCGAGCAGGGCGAGAGCCCGGTCGCGGTGCTGTGCGGGCCCGACCCGATCTACGCCGAGTGGGGTGCGCCGCTGGTGGCGGCGCTGAAGGAGGCCGGCTGCGCGTACGTCTGCGTCGCCGGCAAGCCGCGCGAGCTGGAGGTCGACGACCACTGTGCGGTCGGCATCGACGCGGTCGCCTTCCTGGGCCGTGTCCGCGAGCAGCTGGGCGAGACCTCAGAGGAGCAGTCATGA
- a CDS encoding BMP family ABC transporter substrate-binding protein has translation MRRTTKIAALLSTAVLALSGCGSDSSTPSNNNESGGSGGDAPSSDVMVGLAYDVGGRGDQSFNDSAAAGLDQAIEEFGFSAEESEAADGEAESAREERLRTFADNGFNPIIAVGFAYSESIATVSEEYPEVDFAIIDDEAAAADNIANLVFAEEQGSFLVGAAAALKTETDNIGFIGGVETPLIQKFEAGYVAGAEAVNPDIEVQTQYLTQPPDFSGFADPARGRTAAQGMYDNGADIVFHAAGGSGGGLFEAASGSGNLAIGVDSDQYETADPSVQDAILTSMLKNVDVAVYEYLSAVNDGQAPSGVTRYTLEDDGVGYSTSGGMVDDITDQLDEYKQQIIDGEIEVPTS, from the coding sequence TTGCGTCGTACGACCAAGATCGCGGCACTGCTCTCGACCGCCGTCCTCGCCCTCAGCGGCTGCGGCAGCGACAGCAGCACCCCCAGCAACAACAACGAGTCCGGCGGCAGCGGCGGCGACGCCCCGAGCTCCGACGTCATGGTCGGCCTGGCGTACGACGTCGGCGGCCGTGGCGACCAGTCCTTCAACGACTCGGCCGCGGCCGGTCTCGACCAGGCCATCGAGGAGTTCGGCTTCAGCGCCGAGGAGTCCGAGGCCGCCGACGGTGAGGCCGAGTCGGCCCGCGAGGAGCGTCTGCGCACCTTCGCCGACAACGGCTTCAACCCGATCATCGCGGTGGGCTTCGCCTACTCCGAGTCGATCGCCACGGTCTCCGAGGAGTACCCCGAGGTGGACTTCGCCATCATCGACGACGAGGCCGCCGCCGCGGACAACATCGCGAACCTGGTCTTCGCCGAGGAGCAGGGCTCCTTCCTCGTCGGTGCGGCCGCCGCGCTGAAGACCGAGACCGACAACATCGGCTTCATCGGTGGCGTCGAGACCCCGCTCATCCAGAAGTTCGAGGCCGGCTACGTCGCGGGTGCCGAGGCGGTCAACCCCGACATCGAGGTGCAGACGCAGTACCTCACGCAGCCGCCGGACTTCTCCGGCTTCGCCGACCCGGCCCGCGGTCGCACCGCGGCGCAGGGCATGTACGACAACGGCGCCGACATCGTCTTCCACGCGGCCGGCGGCTCGGGTGGCGGTCTCTTCGAGGCGGCCAGCGGCTCGGGCAACCTCGCCATCGGTGTGGACTCCGACCAGTACGAGACGGCCGACCCGTCCGTGCAGGACGCGATCCTGACGTCGATGCTGAAGAACGTCGACGTCGCGGTGTACGAGTACCTCTCGGCGGTCAACGACGGCCAGGCTCCCTCGGGCGTCACCCGCTACACCCTCGAGGACGACGGCGTGGGCTACTCCACCTCCGGCGGCATGGTCGACGACATCACCGACCAGCTCGACGAGTACAAGCAGCAGATCATCGACGGCGAGATCGAGGTCCCGACCTCCTGA
- the scpA gene encoding methylmalonyl-CoA mutase, with translation MSGQGIPENFADVPLEGDGWSMSWGSEPQREAWTSPEGIAVKPFYTADDLEGLDALDTWPGLAPFLRGPYSTMYASQPWTVRQYAGFSTAEESNAFYRRNLKAGQKGLSVAFDLATHRGYDSDHPRVRGDVGMAGVAIDSIYDTRTLFEGIPLDQMSVSMTMNGAVLPVMALYVAAAEEQGVKPNQLAGTIQNDILKEFMVRNTYIYPPQPSMRIISDIFSYTATEMPRFNSISISGYHMQEAGATADLELAYTLADGVEYIRAGLDAGLDIDAFAPRLSFFWAIGMNFFTEIAKLRAARALWSRLVGQFDPKNPKSLSLRTHSQTSGWSLTAQDVFNNVGRTCIEAMAATQGHTQSLHTNALDEAIALPTDFSARIARNTQLLLQQESGTTGTIDPWGGSYYVERLTHELAEKAWKHIREAEDAGGMAKAIEQGIPKMRIEEAAARTQAKIDSGAQKLIGVNTFRPSEVDDLDVLRVDNDEVYRAQVAKLERLREERDAGDVEAALEKLTNAAERGGDKGGQGLDGNLLALSIEAARHKATVGEISDALEKVYGRHRATIRTISGVYRSEAGSSQGVADVVAATERFEEAEGRRPRILVAKMGQDGHDRGQKVVVTAFADMGFDVDVGPLFSTPEEVAQQAVDADVHIVGVSSLAAGHLSLVPALKQALADQGAPEVMVVVGGVIPPDDVPTLREMGAAAVFLPGAVIAESALDLLGKLAEQLGHEGVAGASGTA, from the coding sequence ATGAGTGGTCAGGGCATTCCCGAGAACTTCGCCGACGTCCCGCTGGAGGGTGACGGCTGGTCGATGTCGTGGGGCAGTGAGCCGCAGCGCGAAGCGTGGACCTCCCCCGAGGGCATCGCGGTCAAGCCGTTCTACACCGCCGACGACCTCGAGGGGCTCGACGCCCTGGACACCTGGCCCGGTCTCGCGCCGTTCCTGCGCGGGCCCTACTCCACGATGTACGCCTCGCAGCCGTGGACGGTGCGGCAGTACGCCGGCTTCTCCACCGCCGAGGAGTCCAACGCGTTCTACCGCCGCAACCTCAAGGCCGGCCAGAAGGGGCTCTCGGTCGCCTTCGACCTCGCCACCCACCGCGGCTACGACTCCGACCACCCCCGCGTGCGGGGCGACGTCGGCATGGCCGGTGTGGCGATCGACTCGATCTACGACACCCGCACGCTGTTCGAGGGCATCCCGCTGGACCAGATGTCGGTGTCGATGACGATGAACGGCGCGGTGCTGCCGGTGATGGCGCTCTACGTCGCCGCAGCCGAGGAACAGGGGGTGAAGCCGAACCAGCTGGCCGGGACCATCCAGAACGACATCCTCAAGGAGTTCATGGTCCGCAACACCTACATCTACCCGCCGCAGCCCTCGATGCGTATCATCAGCGACATCTTCAGCTACACCGCCACCGAGATGCCGCGGTTCAACTCGATCTCGATCTCCGGCTACCACATGCAGGAGGCCGGGGCGACCGCCGACCTGGAGCTGGCGTACACGTTGGCCGACGGCGTGGAGTACATCCGCGCCGGCCTCGACGCGGGCCTCGACATCGACGCCTTCGCCCCGCGGCTGTCGTTCTTCTGGGCGATCGGGATGAACTTCTTCACCGAGATCGCGAAGCTGCGTGCCGCCCGCGCGCTGTGGAGCCGACTGGTCGGCCAGTTCGACCCGAAGAACCCGAAGTCGCTGTCGCTGCGCACGCACTCCCAGACCTCGGGCTGGTCGCTCACCGCCCAGGACGTCTTCAACAACGTCGGGCGGACGTGCATCGAGGCGATGGCCGCGACCCAGGGCCACACCCAGAGCCTGCACACCAACGCGCTCGACGAGGCGATCGCGCTGCCCACCGACTTCAGCGCCCGCATCGCCCGCAACACCCAGCTCCTGCTGCAGCAGGAGTCCGGCACGACCGGCACGATCGACCCGTGGGGCGGCTCGTACTACGTCGAGCGGCTCACCCACGAGCTCGCCGAGAAGGCGTGGAAGCACATCCGTGAGGCCGAGGACGCCGGCGGTATGGCGAAGGCGATCGAGCAGGGCATCCCGAAGATGCGCATCGAGGAGGCCGCGGCGCGTACGCAGGCCAAGATCGACTCCGGGGCGCAGAAGCTGATCGGCGTGAACACCTTCCGACCCAGCGAGGTCGACGACCTCGACGTGCTCCGCGTCGACAATGACGAGGTGTACCGCGCCCAGGTCGCGAAGCTCGAGCGGCTGCGCGAGGAGCGGGACGCGGGCGACGTCGAGGCGGCGCTCGAGAAGCTGACGAACGCCGCCGAGCGCGGCGGTGACAAGGGGGGCCAGGGGCTGGACGGCAACCTGCTGGCCCTGTCCATCGAGGCCGCACGCCACAAGGCGACCGTCGGCGAGATCTCCGATGCGCTCGAGAAGGTGTACGGCCGCCACCGCGCGACGATCCGTACGATCTCGGGCGTGTACCGCTCCGAGGCCGGCTCGTCGCAGGGTGTCGCCGACGTGGTCGCCGCGACCGAGCGCTTCGAGGAGGCCGAGGGTCGCCGTCCCCGCATCCTGGTCGCGAAGATGGGCCAGGACGGCCACGACCGCGGCCAGAAGGTCGTCGTCACCGCGTTCGCCGACATGGGCTTCGACGTCGACGTCGGCCCGCTGTTCTCCACGCCGGAGGAGGTCGCCCAGCAGGCCGTCGACGCCGACGTGCACATCGTGGGCGTCTCCTCCCTGGCGGCCGGCCATCTCTCGCTCGTGCCGGCACTCAAGCAGGCGCTGGCCGACCAGGGAGCTCCCGAGGTGATGGTCGTCGTCGGGGGCGTGATCCCGCCCGACGACGTGCCGACGCTGAGGGAGATGGGTGCCGCAGCGGTGTTCCTGCCCGGCGCCGTGATCGCGGAGTCGGCGCTGGACCTGCTCGGCAAGCTGGCCGAGCAACTCGGTCACGAGGGCGTCGCGGGCGCCTCCGGGACGGCATGA
- the meaB gene encoding methylmalonyl Co-A mutase-associated GTPase MeaB, translated as MSVDVDALVEGVRAGKRAAVSRSITLVESSRADHRAAARELLTELTPQTGGAVRLGISGVPGVGKSTFIEALGGHLTGQGKKVGVLAVDPSSVRTGGSVLGDKTRMPDLSVDPHAYIRPSPTAGTLGGVARATTQAMMVLEAAGYDCVLVETVGVGQSEVTVAGMVDTFLFLTLARTGDQLQGIKKGILEIADVITVNKADGPGEQSAREAARDLAGAIRLVHGKAVDGQWVPPVLTCSALEHTGIDEVWRHVVAHRESMGEDGLADKRAEQQLDFTWSLVRDELDQRLKRSEGVKAVREDVRAAVLSGELAAPLAADRLLAAYDGTQA; from the coding sequence ATGAGCGTGGACGTGGATGCCCTCGTCGAGGGCGTCCGCGCCGGCAAGCGCGCGGCGGTGTCGCGGTCGATCACGCTGGTCGAGTCCTCCCGTGCCGACCACCGGGCCGCGGCTCGGGAGCTGCTCACCGAGTTGACGCCCCAGACCGGCGGCGCGGTGCGTCTCGGCATCTCCGGCGTGCCGGGGGTCGGCAAGTCGACGTTCATCGAGGCACTCGGCGGACACCTCACCGGCCAGGGCAAGAAGGTCGGCGTGCTCGCGGTGGATCCGAGCTCGGTGCGTACGGGCGGCTCGGTGCTCGGCGACAAGACCCGCATGCCGGACCTGTCGGTCGATCCGCACGCCTACATCCGTCCGTCGCCGACCGCCGGCACGCTCGGCGGGGTGGCGCGGGCGACGACCCAGGCGATGATGGTGCTCGAGGCTGCCGGCTACGACTGCGTGCTGGTCGAGACCGTCGGCGTCGGGCAGTCCGAGGTGACCGTCGCCGGCATGGTCGACACGTTCCTCTTCCTGACCCTGGCCCGCACCGGTGACCAGCTGCAGGGCATCAAGAAGGGCATCCTCGAGATCGCCGACGTCATCACGGTCAACAAGGCCGACGGGCCGGGGGAGCAGTCGGCCCGCGAGGCGGCTCGTGATCTGGCGGGGGCGATCCGGCTGGTGCACGGGAAAGCCGTCGACGGCCAGTGGGTGCCGCCTGTGCTGACGTGCTCGGCCCTGGAGCACACCGGCATCGACGAGGTCTGGCGGCACGTCGTCGCCCACCGCGAATCGATGGGCGAGGACGGGCTGGCGGACAAGCGCGCGGAGCAGCAGCTGGACTTCACCTGGTCGCTCGTGCGCGACGAGCTCGACCAGCGGCTCAAACGCAGCGAGGGTGTGAAGGCGGTGCGCGAGGACGTACGCGCCGCGGTGCTCTCCGGTGAGCTCGCGGCGCCTCTGGCGGCCGACCGGCTGCTCGCGGCGTACGACGGCACCCAGGCGTGA
- a CDS encoding succinate dehydrogenase cytochrome b subunit — protein sequence MAVTGAIFIAYVAAHMFGNLKVFQGQEKFDSYAEFLRTFGEPLLPYAGFLWIVRVVLIAAIIGHVYAAYTLWARASGARNVKYSMKKATTSTLSSRTMRWGGTALLLYIVFHILHLTTKTVGPGPEESIYQRLVAGFQPEYWYIAVIYLAAQVALGMHLRHGTYSALQTMGLTTTPAAQARASAAGLVLAVVIAGGFAIIPLSVLVGIVE from the coding sequence ATGGCCGTGACCGGCGCCATCTTCATCGCCTACGTGGCGGCGCACATGTTCGGCAACCTGAAGGTGTTCCAGGGCCAGGAGAAGTTCGACTCCTACGCCGAGTTCCTGCGCACCTTCGGTGAGCCGCTGCTGCCGTACGCGGGCTTCCTGTGGATCGTGCGTGTCGTCCTCATCGCCGCGATCATCGGCCACGTCTACGCCGCGTACACCCTGTGGGCCCGCGCCTCCGGTGCCCGCAACGTGAAGTACTCGATGAAGAAGGCCACGACCTCCACCCTCTCCTCGCGCACGATGCGCTGGGGTGGCACGGCCCTGCTCCTCTACATCGTGTTCCACATCCTCCACCTGACGACGAAGACCGTCGGACCGGGCCCCGAGGAGTCGATCTACCAGCGTCTCGTCGCGGGCTTCCAGCCCGAGTACTGGTACATCGCCGTGATCTACCTGGCCGCCCAGGTGGCGCTGGGCATGCACCTGCGTCACGGCACCTACAGCGCCCTCCAGACCATGGGGCTCACCACCACCCCGGCCGCGCAGGCCCGCGCCAGCGCCGCCGGACTCGTGCTCGCCGTCGTCATCGCCGGCGGCTTCGCGATCATCCCCCTGTCCGTCCTTGTCGGCATCGTCGAGTGA
- a CDS encoding amidohydrolase has protein sequence MPEDLHDRVDATLENLHDELVAVRRDIHAHPELAWREERTTALVAKRMLDAGGRVTELPRSGLTVDLGPEATAETPVVALRADLDGLAMADRGDTGFDSTRVGVAHSCGHDVHTTGLLGAGLALATLADEGLLPHGVRLVFQPAEETMPGGALHAIESGVLTHVRRIFALHCDPTLDVGQVGLREGALTGAADQVVVQLTGEGGHTSRPHLTQDLTYAMAKVVTDLPAALSRRLDPRAGVSLVWGTVRAGDAVNVIPSGGHLGGVLRMLDVEAWDVAEQLVRELVQQLVAPYDVRAEVIYQRGVPPVVNSAAGIAALSRAAHRVVGEAGAVTSVQSLGGEDFGWYLHHVPGAMARLGTRTPGGRTYDLHQGDFAVDERAIGVAAGLLAHTALDC, from the coding sequence ATGCCCGAGGACCTCCACGACCGCGTCGACGCGACGCTGGAGAACCTGCACGACGAGCTGGTCGCCGTCCGCCGCGACATCCACGCCCACCCCGAGCTCGCCTGGCGCGAGGAGCGCACCACCGCGCTGGTCGCGAAGCGGATGCTCGACGCCGGCGGCCGGGTCACCGAGCTTCCACGCAGCGGCCTGACCGTCGACCTCGGTCCCGAGGCGACCGCCGAGACGCCCGTCGTCGCCTTGCGCGCGGACCTCGACGGCCTGGCGATGGCCGACCGCGGCGACACCGGCTTCGACTCCACCCGCGTGGGCGTCGCCCACAGCTGCGGGCACGACGTGCACACCACCGGTCTGCTGGGCGCCGGTCTCGCCCTGGCGACATTGGCCGACGAGGGCCTGCTGCCGCACGGCGTACGCCTCGTCTTCCAGCCCGCCGAGGAGACGATGCCGGGCGGCGCCCTGCACGCGATCGAGTCCGGCGTGCTCACCCACGTGCGCCGCATCTTCGCCCTGCACTGCGACCCCACCCTCGACGTCGGTCAGGTCGGCCTGCGCGAGGGGGCGCTCACCGGCGCCGCGGACCAGGTCGTCGTGCAGCTCACCGGCGAGGGCGGCCACACCTCGCGACCGCACCTCACGCAGGACCTCACCTACGCCATGGCCAAGGTCGTCACCGACCTCCCGGCCGCGCTGTCCCGCCGCCTCGACCCGCGCGCCGGCGTCAGCCTCGTGTGGGGCACCGTGCGCGCGGGCGACGCCGTCAACGTGATCCCGTCGGGCGGTCACCTCGGCGGTGTCCTGCGCATGCTCGACGTCGAGGCGTGGGACGTCGCCGAGCAGCTCGTCCGTGAGCTCGTGCAGCAGCTCGTGGCCCCGTACGACGTGCGCGCCGAGGTGATCTACCAGCGCGGCGTGCCGCCGGTCGTGAACTCGGCGGCCGGCATCGCGGCGCTCTCCCGGGCCGCTCACCGCGTGGTCGGCGAGGCCGGCGCGGTCACCAGCGTGCAGAGCCTCGGCGGCGAGGACTTCGGGTGGTACCTGCACCACGTCCCCGGCGCGATGGCCCGGCTCGGCACGAGGACCCCGGGCGGGCGCACCTACGACCTGCACCAGGGCGACTTCGCTGTCGACGAGCGTGCGATCGGCGTCGCCGCGGGCCTCCTGGCGCACACCGCGCTCGACTGCTGA